The Acinetobacter defluvii genome includes a region encoding these proteins:
- the iscX gene encoding Fe-S cluster assembly protein IscX, with amino-acid sequence MGLRWTDTIDIAIELYEAHPDVDPQWVRFTDLHAWICALPEFSDDPSKSTEGLLEAIQMAWIDEAN; translated from the coding sequence ATGGGCTTACGTTGGACAGATACCATTGATATTGCAATCGAGCTATATGAAGCTCACCCAGATGTCGACCCACAATGGGTTAGATTTACGGACTTACATGCATGGATTTGTGCATTACCTGAGTTTAGTGATGACCCAAGCAAGTCAACCGAAGGCTTATTAGAAGCCATTCAAATGGCTTGGATTGATGAAGCCAATTAA
- the ndk gene encoding nucleoside-diphosphate kinase: MAIERTLSIVKPDAVAKNHIGDIFARFEKAGLKIVATKMKHLSQAEAEGFYAEHKERGFFADLVAFMTSGPVVVSVLEGENAVLAHREILGATNPKEAAPGTIRADFAVSIDENAAHGSDSVASADREVNYFFAQTEVCPRTR; the protein is encoded by the coding sequence ATGGCTATTGAACGTACTTTATCTATCGTAAAACCAGACGCAGTTGCTAAAAACCACATCGGTGACATCTTTGCTCGTTTCGAAAAAGCTGGTCTTAAAATCGTTGCGACTAAAATGAAACACCTTTCTCAAGCTGAAGCTGAAGGTTTCTACGCTGAACATAAAGAACGTGGTTTCTTTGCTGACTTAGTTGCTTTCATGACTTCTGGTCCAGTTGTAGTATCTGTGCTTGAAGGTGAAAATGCAGTACTTGCTCACCGTGAAATCTTAGGTGCAACAAATCCTAAAGAAGCTGCTCCTGGTACAATCCGTGCAGATTTCGCTGTAAGCATCGATGAAAATGCGGCTCACGGTTCTGACTCTGTTGCTTCTGCTGACCGTGAAGTAAACTACTTCTTCGCTCAAACTGAAGTTTGCCCACGTACTCGTTAA
- the rlmN gene encoding 23S rRNA (adenine(2503)-C(2))-methyltransferase RlmN — translation MNSEVVASSLTQDEQKPASSKSAQQTHVQKVNLLGMSRPQLEKFFEDMGEKKFRAGQVMKWIHQFFVTDFAEMTNISGKLREKLEKVCVIEAPEVVHRNYSKDGTRKWVFRVGDGEGSLVETVLIPAEDKTGSRKTLCISSQVGCALDCSFCSTGKQGFQRDLTPAEIIGQLWMANYSYMEDVAIAERERSVTNVVMMGMGEPLLNYDAVLSAMNIMLDDFAYGMSKRRVTLSTSGVVPKIDQLAQDIDVALAISLHAPNDELRNELVPINKKYPLEQLIAACQRYIAKDGNESSRKHVTIEYVMLEGVNDQPEHAQQMIKLLKNLPSKINLIPFNPFPHAPYGRSSRNRIISFQKTLSDAGFVCTIRQTRGDDIDAACGQLVGQVADRTRRAEQWKKKVAQQNEILRSQG, via the coding sequence ATGAATTCTGAAGTTGTCGCTTCGTCATTAACGCAAGATGAACAGAAGCCTGCATCATCAAAATCTGCACAGCAAACACATGTACAGAAAGTGAATTTACTGGGCATGTCACGTCCGCAATTGGAAAAATTTTTCGAAGATATGGGGGAGAAAAAATTCCGTGCAGGACAGGTGATGAAATGGATTCACCAATTTTTTGTGACGGATTTTGCTGAGATGACCAATATTTCAGGAAAATTAAGAGAAAAGCTAGAAAAAGTCTGCGTGATTGAAGCGCCAGAAGTAGTACACCGTAATTATTCAAAAGATGGAACTCGTAAATGGGTATTTCGTGTTGGTGATGGTGAAGGCTCTTTGGTTGAAACCGTGTTGATTCCTGCTGAAGATAAAACAGGTTCACGTAAAACTCTATGCATTTCGTCACAAGTCGGCTGTGCATTGGACTGTTCATTCTGTTCTACAGGCAAACAAGGTTTTCAGCGTGACTTAACTCCTGCGGAAATTATTGGTCAGTTGTGGATGGCAAACTATTCTTATATGGAAGACGTAGCCATTGCTGAACGTGAGCGCTCAGTGACCAATGTGGTGATGATGGGTATGGGTGAACCATTACTCAATTATGATGCTGTTTTAAGCGCAATGAATATCATGCTAGACGATTTTGCATATGGCATGTCGAAACGTCGTGTAACACTGTCAACATCAGGTGTGGTGCCAAAAATTGATCAATTGGCACAAGATATTGATGTGGCATTGGCGATTTCTTTACATGCGCCAAATGATGAACTTCGTAACGAATTAGTGCCAATTAATAAAAAATATCCATTAGAACAACTGATTGCAGCGTGTCAGCGTTATATTGCCAAAGATGGCAATGAAAGCTCTCGTAAGCATGTCACCATTGAATATGTCATGTTAGAAGGGGTGAATGATCAACCTGAGCATGCACAACAAATGATTAAGTTGTTGAAAAATTTACCAAGTAAAATTAATTTAATTCCATTTAATCCATTTCCACACGCACCATATGGGCGTTCAAGTCGTAATCGCATTATTTCTTTTCAAAAAACTTTGTCTGATGCGGGATTTGTGTGTACGATTCGTCAGACACGTGGTGATGATATTGATGCAGCGTGTGGTCAATTGGTCGGACAAGTGGCTGACCGTACCCGCCGTGCAGAACAATGGAAAAAGAAAGTGGCACAGCAGAACGAGATTTTGCGTTCACAAGGTTGA
- the pilW gene encoding type IV pilus biogenesis/stability protein PilW — MYQKTVAIAAICCAALLTQACQTTQTGSVLKKDPEKAVKVRTQLAAEYIRTNDLDAAKRSLDQALEIDAGDSTANMMMGVLLQQEGSKISMDKADGYFKRAISRDPDNAQARNNYGTYLYLSKRYNDAIEQFKIAGASLGYDQRYKALENLGRVYLLTGDSENAEKTFKQALQVNRDSVISLIELSELLYLKQQNALASQLYEQFVRLVGQKNQDPRALWIGIRIARANGDQMGSQVLVNQLRALFPESQQYQRYLQLQYSTEAVWK; from the coding sequence ATGTACCAAAAAACAGTCGCAATTGCAGCGATCTGTTGCGCTGCGTTGTTGACACAAGCATGTCAAACGACACAAACTGGATCGGTTTTGAAAAAAGATCCTGAAAAAGCAGTGAAAGTGCGAACTCAATTGGCTGCTGAATATATTCGGACCAATGATCTTGATGCGGCAAAACGTTCACTAGATCAAGCCTTGGAAATAGACGCTGGTGACTCCACTGCAAATATGATGATGGGGGTTTTGCTGCAACAAGAAGGCAGTAAAATCAGCATGGATAAAGCAGATGGATATTTTAAACGTGCTATTTCTCGTGATCCAGACAATGCTCAAGCCCGTAATAACTATGGGACTTACTTATATTTATCGAAACGTTATAATGATGCCATTGAACAATTCAAGATTGCAGGTGCAAGTTTGGGTTATGACCAACGCTATAAAGCGTTGGAAAATCTTGGCAGAGTTTATTTGTTGACTGGGGATAGTGAAAATGCTGAAAAAACATTCAAGCAAGCCCTGCAAGTCAATCGAGATTCGGTTATCTCTTTAATCGAGTTGTCAGAACTATTATATTTAAAACAACAAAATGCTCTAGCAAGCCAGTTGTATGAGCAATTTGTTCGTTTAGTGGGTCAAAAAAATCAAGATCCAAGAGCGCTTTGGATCGGAATTCGTATCGCAAGAGCGAATGGCGATCAGATGGGATCGCAAGTATTGGTTAATCAACTACGTGCTTTATTCCCTGAAAGTCAACAATATCAACGTTATTTGCAATTACAGTACAGTACTGAGGCCGTATGGAAGTAA
- a CDS encoding phosphatase PAP2 family protein: MNFKETKIKILDLDLKGCLYLNNLSHVQHIALFFKVVSRLGDGAFWYAMLFVVWLNKGLMYGLKLLYVVLSGLIGTGIYKILKHKTVRPRPYQVHQVIVMGERPLDHFSFPSGHTLHAVMTTVVLGYIQPLLLLIMMPFTILVALSRMVLGLHYPSDVIVGALIGATVASMILVAAPFLNIAL; the protein is encoded by the coding sequence ATGAATTTTAAAGAAACCAAAATAAAAATACTCGATCTAGATTTAAAAGGCTGCTTATATCTGAACAACCTGTCACATGTGCAACATATTGCTTTATTTTTTAAAGTGGTGAGTCGGCTAGGTGATGGTGCATTTTGGTATGCCATGTTGTTTGTTGTATGGCTAAACAAAGGCTTGATGTATGGTTTGAAGCTACTTTATGTGGTTTTAAGTGGTTTGATTGGGACAGGTATTTACAAAATACTAAAACACAAAACAGTACGTCCACGTCCTTATCAAGTACACCAAGTCATCGTCATGGGAGAGAGACCTTTAGATCATTTTAGTTTCCCATCAGGGCATACTTTACATGCTGTGATGACGACTGTAGTGCTGGGCTATATTCAACCTCTACTGTTGTTGATTATGATGCCATTTACAATTTTGGTTGCATTGTCGCGTATGGTACTAGGTCTGCATTATCCAAGTGATGTAATTGTCGGTGCTTTGATTGGGGCGACTGTAGCAAGTATGATCTTGGTTGCTGCACCGTTTTTAAATATTGCTTTATAA